A genome region from Tolypothrix sp. PCC 7712 includes the following:
- the bchE gene encoding magnesium-protoporphyrin IX monomethyl ester anaerobic oxidative cyclase yields the protein MRIMMIQPNYHSGGAEIAGNWPPSWVPYVGGALKQAGFTDIRFVDAMTDYIPDDVLAEIIAKYQPDVVLATAITPMIYQSQITLKIVKEVCPNAKTIMGGVHPTYMYTEVLGEAPWVDYIIRGEGEEITVNLLRAIANGTDVSDRRNILGIAFLEDGQVVATPAHPPIADLDTLTPDWDLLDWEKYIYTPLNVRVAVPNYARGCPFTCRFCSQWKFWRKYRSGSAKRFVDEIEILVKKHKVGFFILADEEPTINKPKFIALCNELIERNLGVYWGINTRVTDILRDENELPLYRKAGLVHVSLGTEAAAQLKLNLFRKETTIEQNKRAIQLLKQNGMVAEAQFIMGLENETPETIEQTYHMALDWKPDMVNWNMFTPWPFSELFQELGDRVEVRDYSQYNFVTPIMKPNAMEREEVLKGVLRNYARFYMRKTIEYWFVKDPFKRKYLLGCLKAFAQTTLNKRFYNLKRVKYKGLHTEIELGFDESKILTPEQIAERKQQHPELKADVDFTGNISACGAPNDIEVSACGAPNDLPEYQDEEQDVPSMKI from the coding sequence ATGCGTATCATGATGATTCAGCCCAACTATCATTCTGGTGGTGCGGAAATTGCTGGTAATTGGCCACCGAGTTGGGTTCCCTATGTTGGTGGAGCATTAAAACAAGCTGGCTTTACCGATATCCGCTTTGTTGATGCGATGACAGACTACATTCCTGATGATGTTTTAGCAGAAATTATCGCTAAATATCAACCGGATGTGGTGTTAGCAACGGCAATTACGCCGATGATTTACCAATCGCAAATCACCCTAAAAATTGTTAAAGAAGTTTGCCCTAATGCAAAAACAATTATGGGCGGGGTTCACCCTACCTATATGTATACTGAAGTTCTCGGTGAAGCACCTTGGGTAGATTATATTATCCGTGGTGAAGGTGAAGAGATTACAGTTAATTTACTGCGCGCGATCGCCAATGGTACAGATGTGAGCGATCGCCGTAATATTTTAGGTATAGCTTTTTTAGAAGATGGTCAAGTAGTTGCGACACCAGCGCATCCGCCAATTGCTGATTTAGATACTCTGACTCCCGATTGGGATCTTTTAGATTGGGAGAAATATATTTACACTCCTCTCAACGTGCGGGTAGCTGTACCCAACTATGCGAGAGGATGTCCATTTACCTGTCGTTTTTGCTCCCAGTGGAAATTCTGGCGCAAATACCGTTCCGGTTCTGCCAAGCGCTTTGTTGATGAAATTGAAATCTTGGTGAAAAAGCACAAGGTAGGCTTTTTCATTCTGGCGGACGAAGAACCGACAATCAACAAACCCAAATTTATTGCGCTATGTAACGAATTAATCGAGCGTAATTTGGGCGTGTATTGGGGAATTAATACCCGAGTCACAGATATTTTACGCGACGAAAATGAATTACCTTTATATCGCAAAGCTGGACTAGTTCACGTTTCTTTAGGAACAGAAGCAGCAGCACAGTTAAAGTTGAATTTGTTCCGCAAAGAAACGACAATTGAACAAAATAAGCGGGCAATCCAACTGTTAAAACAAAATGGTATGGTTGCCGAAGCGCAATTCATTATGGGTTTAGAGAACGAAACCCCAGAGACAATCGAACAAACCTATCACATGGCGCTGGATTGGAAACCAGACATGGTGAACTGGAATATGTTTACCCCTTGGCCATTTTCCGAATTATTCCAAGAATTAGGCGATCGCGTCGAAGTGCGAGATTATTCGCAATACAACTTTGTTACGCCCATCATGAAGCCAAACGCAATGGAACGCGAAGAGGTTCTCAAAGGCGTGTTGCGGAACTATGCTCGGTTCTATATGCGTAAAACGATAGAGTATTGGTTTGTGAAAGATCCCTTTAAGCGGAAATATCTCTTAGGCTGCTTAAAGGCTTTTGCTCAAACTACTCTCAACAAACGCTTCTACAACCTGAAGCGGGTGAAATATAAAGGACTACATACAGAAATCGAATTAGGTTTTGATGAGTCCAAAATTCTCACTCCTGAACAAATTGCTGAACGTAAGCAACAACATCCCGAATTAAAAGCAGATGTCGATTTCACCGGCAATATTTCCGCTTGTGGCGCACCTAACGACATTGAGGTTTCCGCTTGTGGCGCACCTAATGATCTTCCGGAATATCAAGATGAAGAACAAGATGTGCCCAGCATGAAAATTTAA